The following proteins are encoded in a genomic region of Candidatus Hydrogenedentota bacterium:
- a CDS encoding 4a-hydroxytetrahydrobiopterin dehydratase, producing MSDDLANRSCVPCRGGVLPLDRPRVSALLELLENGWHNVDCHHLEKEFHFKDFREALAFTNRVGAVAEEQNHHPDILTAWGKVTVRIWTHKANGLTENDFILAAKVDKALQPH from the coding sequence ATGTCCGATGACTTGGCGAACCGTTCTTGTGTTCCTTGCAGGGGTGGTGTTCTTCCGCTCGATAGGCCTCGAGTCTCCGCCCTCTTGGAACTCCTCGAAAACGGTTGGCACAATGTGGACTGCCACCACCTGGAAAAGGAGTTTCATTTCAAGGACTTCAGGGAGGCCTTGGCGTTCACGAATCGCGTGGGTGCAGTCGCCGAGGAGCAGAATCACCATCCGGACATTCTAACCGCTTGGGGCAAGGTCACTGTCCGAATTTGGACCCACAAGGCAAATGGGTTGACGGAAAACGATTTCATTCTTGCCGCGAAGGTGGACAAGGCTTTGCAGCCGCACTAG
- a CDS encoding NifU family protein produces MPNWFSKVFSGGAAKVQPAPPAPAPRPAPRPMPQPDPNARRVVNAPLLADTNPDLTPSADIRIKARVEQGKGACTFMADRPILAGHSAWFPGKRAAAESPLAMALFEIKGVETVLLHDYTITVQRTPTIHADWTEMAREIGACIREHLIEERPVVTEAFLAKLPGEDAIRDRIQRVLDAEINPGIAAHSGAIRLDRVEGNTVYIEMLGGCQGCAASDVTLRQGVHEAFRSAVPEVGAILDVTDHASGQNPFYAQLPAGMA; encoded by the coding sequence ATGCCGAACTGGTTCTCAAAAGTCTTCTCGGGCGGTGCTGCCAAGGTGCAACCCGCGCCTCCTGCACCCGCCCCTCGTCCCGCGCCACGGCCCATGCCGCAGCCAGATCCCAATGCGCGCCGCGTGGTCAACGCGCCGCTGTTGGCGGACACGAATCCCGACCTGACGCCCAGTGCTGATATTCGCATTAAGGCTCGTGTGGAGCAGGGTAAAGGCGCGTGTACATTTATGGCGGACCGGCCCATCCTTGCGGGTCACTCGGCATGGTTTCCTGGCAAGCGGGCCGCGGCGGAATCGCCGCTTGCGATGGCTTTGTTCGAGATTAAGGGCGTGGAGACCGTGCTTTTGCACGACTACACAATCACGGTTCAGCGCACGCCGACCATCCACGCGGATTGGACCGAGATGGCGCGCGAAATCGGGGCATGCATTCGCGAGCACCTGATCGAAGAGCGGCCTGTCGTCACGGAGGCGTTCCTTGCGAAGCTCCCCGGTGAAGACGCCATCCGGGACCGCATTCAGCGTGTTCTCGATGCGGAGATTAACCCGGGCATTGCGGCACATTCCGGCGCAATTCGCCTGGATCGTGTGGAAGGGAACACGGTGTATATCGAAATGCTGGGCGGTTGCCAGGGTTGCGCTGCGTCCGATGTTACCCTGCGGCAAGGAGTACACGAGGCGTTCCGAAGCGCGGTGCCCGAGGTAGGCGCCATCCTCGACGTAACGGATCACGCCTCGGGCCAGAACCCGTTTTACGCGCAACTCCCGGCCGGTATGGCGTAA
- a CDS encoding helicase yields MPKLNNFDITIKTGASGGPCPPTWVINGFPVTFEEYKGGTGPGEILEASADPQSFPHTLLLRGPESGVWELDEVKVTYYPQGENPYSVRMGKITLDDKSDLNIWHERPQPVFDV; encoded by the coding sequence ATGCCTAAGCTCAACAATTTCGATATCACAATCAAGACAGGGGCATCCGGTGGCCCGTGTCCACCCACGTGGGTTATCAACGGATTTCCGGTGACGTTTGAGGAGTACAAGGGTGGCACCGGCCCCGGTGAAATCCTTGAAGCGAGCGCGGACCCGCAAAGTTTCCCTCACACCCTGCTGCTGCGCGGCCCCGAGAGTGGCGTCTGGGAATTGGATGAAGTTAAGGTCACGTACTACCCACAAGGCGAAAACCCGTATTCAGTGCGAATGGGCAAGATTACGCTTGACGACAAGTCGGATCTGAACATCTGGCACGAACGGCCCCAGCCGGTGTTTGACGTATAG